The following coding sequences are from one Gossypium raimondii isolate GPD5lz chromosome 4, ASM2569854v1, whole genome shotgun sequence window:
- the LOC105780674 gene encoding probable protein S-acyltransferase 6, which translates to MYRAPFPAQLSVSDRRVIDNNATDVRVYQVWKGSNKFFLGGRVIFGPDVRSIFLTISLIVIPVLLFCAFVSRRIIYAFDNHLGKLIIFILILLTVYDLILLLLTSGRDPGIIPRNSHPPELEEDGSTMSTDWLGSQSSAGVPNLPPTKDVVVNGVIVKVKYCQTCMLYRPPRCSHCSICNNCVERFDHHCPWVGQCIGKRNYRFFFMFVSSTTILCLYVFVFSWVTIKKIMAEYDCNLWSAFLKSPVSGILILYTFMTAWFVGGLTVFHLYLICTNQTTYENFRYRYDSKRNPYNRGCVRNVCEIFLSKIPKSKSNFRAMVRVDSSSLFGSTMSLARPMSPNIRKKSFDIETGKRQAVVAEDFEDIHSQIDSVGGLERCGTQPRHIIQCENSNWEISPDISVMSAEFAMEQGFKDREKVCKKGH; encoded by the exons ATGTACAGAGCTCCATTCCCGGCTCAGCTCTCTGTTTCCGACCGCCGTGTCATCGACAACAATGCCACTGACGTCCGAGTCTATCAAGTTTGGAAAGGAAGCAAT AAATTTTTCCTTGGAGGTAGAGTGATATTCGGTCCCGATGTAAGGTCAATCTTCCTTACGATATCTCTGATTGTGATCCCGGTCTTATTATTTTGCGCTTTCGTTTCTCGAAGAATCATTTACGCATTTGACAACCATCTTGGCAAACTCattatatttattctaattCTCCTAACCGTATAT GATCTTATTCTCCTGCTCCTCACCTCCGGGAGAGATCCTGGCATTATTCCACGAAACTCCCATCCTCCAGAACTGGAGGAAGATGGTTCCACTATGTCTACGGATTGGCTAGGGAGTCAGAGTAGTGCTGGTGTTCCTAATTTACCACCTACCAAAGATGTTGTGGTTAATGGGGTGATTGTCAAGGTTAAATACTGCCAAACTTGCATGCTATACCGTCCACCGCGTTGCTCTCATTGCTCTATATGCAATAATTGTGTTGAGCGTTTCGATCACCATTGCCCCTGGGTAGGGCAGTGTATTGGGAAG AGAAATTATAGATTCTTCTTCATGTTCGTGTCTTCGACAACCATACTATGCCTGTACGTTTTTGTCTTTAGCTGGGTAACCATTAAGAAAATAATGGCTGAATACGATTGTAATCTCTGGAGTGCATTCTTGAAGTCCCCTGTTTCAGGGATTCTTATACTATATACATTTATGACTGCCTGGTTTGTTGGAGGCCTCACCGTGTTTCACCTCTATTTGATTTGTACCAACCAG ACAACATATGAGAATTTTCGGTATCGTTATGATTCAAAAAGGAATCCTTATAACCGTGGTTGTGTTCGCAACGTTTGTGAGATATTCTTGTCCAAAATTCCCAAGTCTAAAAGTAACTTCAGGGCAATGGTCAGGGTGGACTCATCTTCTCTCTTTGGTAGCACAATGTCATTGGCACGACCCATGAGCCCAAATATACGGAAAAAAAGCTTTGACATTGAGACAGGAAAGCGGCAAGCTGTTGTTGCTGAGGATTTTGAAGATATACACAGCCAGATTGATAGCGTTGGTGGATTGGAAAGATGTGGAACACAACCAAGGCACATAATCCAGTGTGAAAATTCCAATTGGGAGATCTCACCCGATATAAGTGTGATGTCTGCTGAGTTTGCAATGGAACAAGGTTTCAAGGATAGGGAGAAAGTTTGTAAAAAAGGCCACTAA